The genome window CAGGGGATGAGGAGAAGACTTCCTGCCAAGAAGATTCCCAGTGGGAAGGAACTCACAACTGTGGAGTAACTGGGAGAAAATGTCCTGTGAAAACTCTCAACCCATCATCTCTAGGTCTCCCAGGGGAGAGTGAGAGGAGTCAGCTCCTTCCAGAACATTCCGTGTAATGacttcagtcttgggagactggAGGGCGCACAGTAGGCCTCAATAAACATGGACTGAAAGAATGAAAGTTGAGATGATCGGGGGAGGAATGGTGTGGTGGATGGCTGGGCAGAATTTGGCAGGGGGAGGCTcaaatttatattcattatttcacATAATGCTCTCCATCCCTCTTCCCTCACCTctcttcacagatgagaaattgCTGCCCAGAGATGCTTAATAACTTACTTACAGCCACACAGTTTctaagtggctgagctgggattcgAACTTGTGACTTGACacccagactcttttttttttttttttttattcccaaaTTTCAgccatttattttcatcttttaattcCTATGGGGTTCATCAATTCTTTATCAGTTAACATTCTCATTGACAAAGACCAATTTATATTAACTATAGTTATATATAACATATCAAGGGAGTACATGGGAAAATCAGAACATAAGACTTCATCAGCTAAATAGAGTTCAACTCAGTTTGCTGTGATGGAGACAAACAAGATAAATACATTGAAGCATAAACAAAATATTACGCTCAGAATAACAGCATTCCAGAAGAAAACGGAAAGCTGAAGATACAATAAAGGTCTCTAATTTAcagtatgtataattatataatttattaaaatcaacACAATTCATGTACAAAATATTAACATGGCAGCCATTACGTTTGTTAAGCACTTCAAATACTGAAATGTTAAAACAGTAAAACTACACTAAGCAACTTCTGCATCAAGGGATCTAATCTAGCTCACTAGTTCAGGCTGAACATTCACTCTCCGAAGTATTTCTTCAGGCATGCAAAAAACAGGGCTAACAGGTTTAATCTGTTCTTCTCCCAAAAGtgacaatccagcaattccaaatAGAGTATGAAAAGGATCTACCATATCTCCTGGCCTGTCCGCAAATCCTCCCGTTTCTTCATCTTGACATGCTAAAATGAAACTGCGCAGTTTCTCTCTGTCAATCCAATGAAGCCTTCCAATTATCTTTAGGGAAGCCAACACCCACCAAGAATAGCATACATCTGGTAACTTCTCGGGCCTTCCATTGAGTCCACCTGATGGAAGCTGTCGTTCACAAAGCCACCAACCAAGTAAATCAGAATTTACTCGATGCAACTGACTAGTAATAGCCAGGAATCCTGTGCAACAATAGATCTGCCCAGCATGGGATTCAGAACCTGGCCTGCAACCAAATCCACCATCAAAGTTCATACATGATAAAACAAATTCGATTGCCTTTTCCACATTAATAGCATCCAGCTTCCCCAATAGAGCCAAAGTTGCCACCGCACAAAAAGAGAATCTTGTATCAATTTCTCCCCAAATATCTCCAGCAAAAGAACCGTCTTCTTTCTGTAGACTCTGAACATATTCCACAACTTTATTTACATCAATAACATTAATACTATCATAGAGAGTAAGAATCTGGACAGCACTAAGAGTGTACAAAAGATGAGGATCATGTCCAATACTAGCACTTATTCCACCACACTCGTGTTGACAAGACTTAATAAATGTCAGAATTTCTTCTCTATTCATGCGATGTAGCTGTCCCATGAGATCCATAACAGTCAGACCCCAATAGATGCCACTCATTCTCAAATATTCAGACATACAGTATTCATAATCATCTTTCTTTGAGCCATAGGATGCTATATAATCTGCATGCTTCTCCACTAATAGGGTGTCGGGTGCATCTGACTTGATAATAACATCCTTCTGCGGTGTGCCCATGTCTGAGAGCGAAAAGAGCGACACCCAGACTCTTGACAACAGCTCCATATAGATCACACCACACTGCACCATACCTCACTCAGAGAAAGGGACATTTCAGGGGATCACAGCAAACAGCAAGGTCCAGACAACAAGCGGATGAGTTCAGAGCCTGCCAAAGCCAGACAGCACCTTCCCCCCGGGAAGCCAGGCCACCCAGTCACCCCACGGTTGCCATCTCCCGCCTGCTCTCCCCCAGCACCCCCAGGGCCGAGGACACTCAGTCTCCCTCCCAGGACCAGGGCTCCTGAAGGGGGCCCCTTGGCTTTGAAGTGTGGGTGACAGGAGTAGATAGTGGCCATGGATAATGTAACAAAACCCTTTTCTCTGTGCCCCGAGCGAGCAGTATCCTGGGtcttgggcagagggagaagggggTGGCTGGGACAAACTCCTCTTTGACAGCTGAAGCAGAAAGACGCTggggaaaagcaaacagaaagagCCCAGAAAAGACAGACTTAACTGAGCCACAGCTCTGGTAAGGAGAACAGCTTATTCGTATTTGAAGAGGTATTGAATGCTGGCAGCATACTAAGTACTGGAAGGAAGGGAGACGCTGCCATCGAAATAGATCAAGGCAAAGTAATGAGAtggagaagccagaggaaaaggcATTGGCGGGAGGGGTAGCgggggcaggaggctggggagggaaggaacgGGAGGGTGAAGGGGGCAGTGGGCTGTAATCGTGCTTTCCCTCACAGACCTACTTTGTTTGCCTTAGAATATGATTCTTCATCTTTGGGGGATTCTGATGAAAGCCTGGTCCTTATCATTCCTTTAACACCAAATGTACTTGCAGAGAAAATTCGGTGTGGGATGAGAGGTCCCCTGGGGCCCATCCACAGCCCCTCTAAGacagtgttgttgtttttctcGGCCACGGCACACacgcggggtcttagttcccagaccagggatcgaacccgcgccctctgcagtggaagcatggagtcttaaccactggaccgccagggaagtcccagacagtgggttctttttttattttttcaatataccAAAAtcgattgtatttctatacatttacaatgaacaatctgaaaatgaaattaagaaaacaattccttgggcttccctggtggcgcagtggttgagaatctgcctgccaatgcgggggacacgggttcaagcgctggtctgggaagatcccacatgccgcg of Balaenoptera ricei isolate mBalRic1 chromosome 8, mBalRic1.hap2, whole genome shotgun sequence contains these proteins:
- the LOC132369946 gene encoding geranylgeranyl transferase type-2 subunit beta, whose protein sequence is MGTPQKDVIIKSDAPDTLLVEKHADYIASYGSKKDDYEYCMSEYLRMSGIYWGLTVMDLMGQLHRMNREEILTFIKSCQHECGGISASIGHDPHLLYTLSAVQILTLYDSINVIDVNKVVEYVQSLQKEDGSFAGDIWGEIDTRFSFCAVATLALLGKLDAINVEKAIEFVLSCMNFDGGFGCRPGSESHAGQIYCCTGFLAITSQLHRVNSDLLGWWLCERQLPSGGLNGRPEKLPDVCYSWWVLASLKIIGRLHWIDREKLRSFILACQDEETGGFADRPGDMVDPFHTLFGIAGLSLLGEEQIKPVSPVFCMPEEILRRVNVQPELVS